A region from the Pontixanthobacter aestiaquae genome encodes:
- a CDS encoding GmrSD restriction endonuclease domain-containing protein produces the protein MTAENPDSMTVRELVELHKKQMLRANPEYQRGVVWKGDQKKKLIDSVLRGYPLPRIYLHHVSESYAGFQNDRLEIIDGQQRITALSEFAQGAFKLFDPKEDDAVAKFPAFIRDEPCDWGHKNFDGLSEELKTKFWETKISIARIETDNTNEVRDLFVRLQGGMPLSAQERRDALPGQFTDYILKLGGKPELARYPGHEFFTKTLGMKPGRDRGKTRQLAAQIAILFLNRRALGGDGYCDINAKAIDDFYYEHLDFDPEMDAAKRLTTILDKIVSLIQPEKHAKLRGHDAMHLVLLVDTLWDDYTRGWEPKLPSALDEFLSQIAEAKLTKDDASPSEFWTQYSTWTRVNSDRGDNIAKRNRFYLEKMRSYLAPLNGKDPKRLYGEVERTVLFYRQSKLCAVCDAPVSWSEAEIHHVTEHSKGGQTTLENGAMVHSKCHPKSKAQTQILAKKLAAPKSE, from the coding sequence ATGACGGCTGAGAATCCCGATAGCATGACAGTCAGGGAGCTCGTTGAACTCCACAAGAAACAGATGCTTCGTGCAAACCCTGAATACCAGAGGGGTGTTGTTTGGAAGGGCGACCAAAAGAAAAAGCTCATCGATTCTGTGCTGCGGGGATACCCTCTGCCTCGCATCTATCTGCATCATGTCAGCGAAAGCTATGCTGGTTTTCAGAACGATCGTCTCGAGATCATTGACGGCCAACAGCGGATCACTGCGCTTAGCGAATTCGCCCAAGGAGCCTTTAAGCTATTTGATCCCAAAGAAGACGACGCAGTAGCAAAGTTTCCTGCGTTCATCAGAGACGAACCATGCGACTGGGGGCACAAGAATTTTGACGGTCTATCAGAAGAACTGAAAACCAAATTCTGGGAGACGAAAATCTCCATAGCCAGAATCGAAACTGACAATACCAATGAGGTCAGAGATCTCTTTGTCCGCCTCCAAGGCGGTATGCCACTGAGTGCGCAGGAGCGTAGAGACGCTCTTCCGGGTCAATTCACGGACTACATTCTGAAGCTCGGTGGGAAGCCTGAGTTAGCAAGGTATCCCGGCCATGAGTTTTTCACCAAGACATTGGGCATGAAGCCGGGGCGAGATCGTGGCAAAACACGCCAATTGGCTGCGCAAATTGCGATTCTCTTTCTCAACCGTCGCGCACTTGGAGGTGATGGCTATTGCGACATTAACGCCAAAGCGATTGACGATTTCTACTACGAGCACCTCGACTTTGATCCTGAAATGGATGCAGCTAAGCGACTCACAACGATCCTTGATAAGATCGTGTCACTTATCCAACCTGAGAAGCACGCAAAGCTACGCGGACACGATGCGATGCACTTAGTTTTGCTCGTAGACACTCTTTGGGATGACTACACCAGAGGATGGGAGCCGAAGTTACCATCTGCGCTCGATGAGTTCTTGAGCCAGATCGCGGAAGCCAAACTTACGAAGGATGACGCATCACCAAGCGAATTCTGGACGCAGTACTCAACTTGGACCCGAGTGAACTCGGATCGAGGGGATAATATCGCAAAGAGGAATCGCTTCTACCTCGAAAAAATGCGGTCCTACTTGGCTCCATTGAACGGAAAAGACCCCAAGCGGCTTTATGGAGAAGTTGAACGCACGGTCCTCTTTTATCGACAGAGCAAGCTTTGCGCCGTTTGCGATGCTCCAGTCAGTTGGAGCGAAGCCGAAATTCACCACGTAACTGAACACTCCAAAGGTGGCCAAACAACCCTGGAGAATGGAGCGATGGTGCACAGCAAATGTCACCCAAAAAGCAAGGCGCAGACCCAGATACTCGCGAAGAAGTTAGCGGCACCAAAGTCAGAATGA
- a CDS encoding integrase, whose protein sequence is MASINKRGSSWFVQIRRKGFRPRFKSFESHSAAQQWAREEEAAIDNGHGRVETKRGRETTVSLLLNRYSKEVAPKKKGAVTELLRLAKMQDAPFAQLSISNLTGSALADYRDHRLNQVKPTTVRRELGIIRSVLEIARKEWGVPLRENPVAQISIPAAKDARERRLKPGELEALLAAIDKGRNPLVRPLVLLALETALRRGELLRLTWKDIDLDCRTALIRDTKNGSDRTIPLTKPAATLLEGLGEDAGFAFPLTPNALRQSWRRACHRAEIQDLRFHDLRHEAISRFFEIGLSVPEVALISGHRDARMLFRYTHLAPNAVRDRIDKLSNH, encoded by the coding sequence ATGGCGTCAATCAATAAGCGAGGAAGCAGCTGGTTCGTACAGATACGAAGAAAAGGTTTTCGCCCTCGATTCAAATCATTCGAGAGCCACTCCGCTGCCCAACAGTGGGCTAGAGAGGAAGAGGCGGCTATCGATAACGGCCACGGAAGGGTGGAAACCAAAAGAGGTCGTGAAACCACCGTCTCGCTGCTTCTCAATCGCTATAGCAAAGAGGTAGCGCCAAAGAAAAAGGGCGCTGTGACCGAGTTACTACGGCTCGCCAAAATGCAAGACGCTCCTTTCGCGCAGCTTTCCATTTCAAATCTAACTGGTTCTGCCTTGGCAGATTATCGCGATCACAGGCTGAATCAGGTGAAACCAACTACTGTCAGGCGAGAGCTTGGCATCATTCGGAGCGTCCTAGAAATCGCCCGAAAAGAATGGGGCGTGCCACTAAGAGAAAACCCCGTTGCTCAAATATCTATTCCAGCCGCAAAAGATGCGAGGGAGCGTAGGCTTAAGCCGGGAGAGCTAGAGGCATTGCTGGCAGCCATTGATAAGGGCAGAAATCCGCTAGTCCGTCCTTTGGTATTGCTGGCTCTTGAAACGGCTTTACGGCGAGGCGAGCTTCTCAGGTTAACATGGAAAGACATCGACCTTGATTGCCGGACGGCTCTAATCCGTGACACAAAGAATGGCTCAGACCGAACAATTCCGCTCACAAAGCCAGCCGCCACTCTCTTGGAAGGATTGGGTGAGGATGCAGGCTTTGCCTTTCCGCTGACACCAAATGCTCTTCGGCAAAGTTGGAGGCGAGCTTGCCACAGGGCTGAGATTCAAGACCTAAGGTTTCATGACTTGCGGCACGAAGCAATTTCCCGTTTTTTCGAAATAGGTCTGAGTGTGCCAGAGGTGGCTCTAATTTCTGGCCACAGAGATGCGCGGATGCTCTTTCGCTATACTCACCTAGCCCCGAACGCCGTCAGAGATCGCATCGACAAACTCTCAAACCATTGA
- a CDS encoding Eco57I restriction-modification methylase domain-containing protein, whose translation MTLHCWQSRYEECFSKGDKLAVGDPSEFITRPFLRSIWAEDFERFKDTDEERTLLTTLENWAARNAAGEVRDENGLMSNIFGALWGYIEVGANQAGEFSIDPQFRVQGAGPNGGAGAADAGLGFFGHEGIPDTLQIACEFKGLDTDLDAPQQGRADKRSPAEQCLNYLVCARRGMTGNEAITPRWGIVTDMNVFRLYWYDRAPSEYLEFNIEQRSLLQGTGMLGDDEESRFERYLFKRLFHAETLLSKGQKPELEQLISRAWIRARELENAFYQEYRAYREHLFQALIEANPNFAGTRGRLVRLAQKVLDRSIFVFFCEDMGRALGYPPQLLRDLLIHRSIDQYFNPDGFTIWRELCDLFAAMNEGRAFGGHALNQFNGGLFAPDPELDELNIPNRLFCIAGQGHNEASLYQNELTLLYLSASYNYASDIGSAVVADDQDGDEQQTAIPAANAKKADPSTALGLYTLGRIFEQSITELEILEAEADGRVSVNKESKRKRDGVYYTPEWVVERIVRETVGRRLADFKEEAGWDFDANGRASTDSEEALDVYQRRLEQIKILDPACGSGAFLISTLKFLLNEWSTVRELRRRITGDRMVRDEDELIRDVLQNNLYGVDINPTSVEITQLALWLHTARGDRPLSTLSHHIRDGNSLIDDRFWLGQVDLDLDDAEELERINTFNWEESFPEVFGEEGQGGFDVVLGNPPYVKLQNFRKAHPDMAEYLRKGREGTEWTGYASAATGNFDLYIPFIEKGLELLKPEGRMGYIAPSVWVLNEYGAALRDVIYDQRSLVSWLDFKSHQIFEEATVYTALQFFRKGARVESLRVANAPDGIVVDDPWLDDTTELTYLNLPYADRWLMLSGRERAFIDRLYETYSKLSDERVSDAIFVGIQTSADKIYQLKRVAPGRYISRASDNAEVALEDDLLKPLISGDEAKRYEDPTTDTFLLFPYRSGENGCALIPEDTMENEYPLIWNYLKSHEADLRKRESNKMDRDDSWWAYNYPKNLEKQSSAKVIVPRLVTRLKASVDDAGLFYLDNVDAGGVSPAEGVEPFFLAAVLNGSVANYVFRRISKPFRGDFLSANKQFIAPLPIPTLDIAAQEPISRNAVRLQRLHTEMRTAQAALSHRLQSTPASLRVLNWVFPMIADRDDARELETAQYVELNKRLHSEAEFLAICRDGELKLQIDGADAISGIFLDNAEGELIAAQWNAKCSSFKPSGKDPAKKLVTDLRRLIATTNQALIDQILNYQADIERLQREIVELEEATDQLLFAAYELTPEEIRMVRAG comes from the coding sequence ATGACATTGCATTGCTGGCAAAGTCGATATGAAGAGTGCTTTAGTAAAGGCGATAAATTGGCAGTCGGCGATCCTTCAGAATTCATCACTAGGCCGTTCTTGCGCTCAATCTGGGCGGAAGACTTCGAGCGATTTAAAGACACTGACGAGGAGCGCACTTTACTGACAACGCTTGAGAACTGGGCGGCAAGAAATGCAGCAGGAGAAGTTAGGGACGAGAATGGCCTCATGTCCAACATCTTTGGCGCTTTGTGGGGCTACATTGAGGTAGGTGCCAATCAAGCAGGCGAATTCTCAATTGATCCGCAATTTCGAGTGCAAGGCGCTGGACCAAATGGCGGCGCTGGTGCTGCAGACGCAGGATTGGGATTCTTCGGCCACGAGGGAATTCCTGACACTCTGCAAATTGCTTGTGAGTTCAAGGGCCTCGACACAGACCTTGACGCTCCCCAGCAGGGTAGAGCTGACAAGAGATCACCAGCTGAGCAGTGTCTAAATTATCTGGTTTGTGCTCGGAGGGGGATGACAGGCAACGAGGCTATCACCCCTCGTTGGGGCATCGTCACTGACATGAACGTGTTCCGGCTGTATTGGTACGACCGTGCTCCATCTGAGTATCTTGAATTCAATATTGAACAGCGCTCCTTGCTCCAAGGCACGGGTATGCTGGGAGATGACGAGGAAAGTCGTTTTGAGCGTTACCTATTCAAGAGGCTTTTTCACGCAGAGACACTCCTATCCAAGGGGCAAAAGCCAGAGCTTGAACAGCTTATTTCCCGTGCTTGGATTAGGGCGAGAGAGCTAGAGAACGCATTCTACCAGGAATACAGAGCTTACCGTGAGCATCTCTTTCAAGCTCTTATCGAGGCAAACCCCAATTTTGCAGGCACTAGAGGGCGATTGGTCCGACTTGCACAGAAGGTGCTTGATCGCTCGATATTTGTTTTCTTCTGTGAGGATATGGGAAGGGCACTAGGGTATCCTCCACAGCTGCTTCGAGACTTACTCATTCACCGGAGCATCGATCAGTACTTCAACCCAGATGGTTTCACAATTTGGCGTGAGTTGTGCGATTTGTTTGCTGCCATGAACGAAGGCAGAGCCTTTGGCGGCCATGCGCTTAATCAGTTTAATGGCGGCCTGTTTGCTCCAGACCCAGAGCTTGATGAGCTCAACATTCCCAACCGCCTTTTCTGCATTGCGGGGCAAGGCCACAATGAGGCGAGCCTTTACCAAAACGAGCTAACGCTGCTCTATCTATCCGCTTCTTACAATTATGCCTCTGACATTGGCTCTGCGGTTGTTGCAGACGATCAGGATGGGGACGAGCAACAGACTGCCATTCCAGCTGCCAATGCAAAGAAGGCTGATCCAAGTACTGCTTTGGGCCTTTACACTCTTGGGCGCATCTTTGAGCAGTCGATTACAGAACTCGAAATTCTTGAAGCCGAGGCCGATGGTCGGGTCTCGGTTAACAAGGAAAGCAAGCGGAAGCGTGATGGTGTCTACTACACTCCTGAATGGGTAGTGGAGCGGATTGTTCGCGAAACAGTCGGACGCCGTTTGGCCGATTTCAAGGAAGAAGCTGGTTGGGATTTTGATGCCAACGGCAGGGCTTCCACTGACAGCGAAGAAGCACTTGATGTCTACCAGCGGCGGCTCGAGCAGATCAAAATTCTAGATCCGGCTTGTGGCTCAGGCGCGTTTTTGATCTCAACGCTCAAATTTCTCTTAAATGAGTGGTCAACTGTAAGGGAATTGAGACGCCGCATTACTGGCGACCGTATGGTGAGAGACGAGGACGAACTCATCCGTGACGTCCTCCAAAACAACCTCTACGGAGTGGATATTAACCCCACCTCTGTCGAGATCACCCAACTCGCACTCTGGCTTCACACAGCAAGAGGTGATCGCCCATTGTCGACGCTGAGCCATCACATTCGAGATGGGAACAGCTTGATTGATGATCGATTTTGGCTTGGTCAGGTGGACCTTGATTTAGATGATGCAGAAGAACTTGAGCGGATTAATACGTTCAACTGGGAAGAGAGTTTTCCAGAGGTTTTCGGCGAAGAGGGTCAAGGCGGGTTCGACGTTGTTTTGGGCAACCCTCCTTATGTTAAGCTTCAAAATTTCCGCAAAGCTCACCCAGACATGGCTGAGTATCTTCGTAAAGGGCGTGAAGGCACAGAGTGGACTGGCTATGCTTCAGCAGCAACCGGCAACTTTGACCTTTACATACCGTTCATTGAGAAGGGCCTCGAACTACTGAAGCCAGAAGGCAGGATGGGCTACATTGCTCCTAGCGTTTGGGTACTGAATGAATATGGCGCAGCACTTCGCGACGTGATTTATGACCAGCGCAGCCTCGTCTCTTGGCTAGATTTTAAGTCGCACCAGATCTTCGAAGAAGCTACCGTCTACACGGCGCTGCAATTCTTTCGTAAAGGAGCCCGTGTGGAATCACTGCGAGTTGCCAACGCCCCGGATGGGATTGTAGTTGATGACCCTTGGCTTGATGATACCACGGAACTGACCTACCTGAACCTACCGTATGCTGATCGCTGGCTGATGCTGAGCGGCAGGGAACGGGCATTCATTGATCGCCTTTACGAGACTTACTCAAAGCTAAGCGATGAACGTGTCTCGGACGCGATATTTGTTGGAATTCAAACTAGTGCCGACAAAATTTATCAATTGAAGCGTGTCGCACCGGGCCGATACATAAGCAGGGCGTCCGACAATGCTGAAGTAGCGTTGGAAGACGACCTTTTGAAGCCACTGATATCTGGCGACGAAGCCAAGCGTTACGAAGATCCTACGACCGATACATTCCTCCTCTTCCCTTATCGAAGCGGTGAAAATGGATGCGCTTTGATTCCAGAGGATACAATGGAGAATGAATATCCTTTGATATGGAACTATTTGAAATCGCACGAAGCTGACTTGAGAAAGCGTGAGTCCAATAAGATGGACCGAGACGATTCATGGTGGGCTTACAACTATCCTAAAAATCTTGAGAAGCAGTCCAGTGCGAAAGTTATTGTTCCAAGATTGGTGACCAGATTGAAGGCATCGGTTGATGACGCTGGCTTGTTCTATCTAGACAACGTCGATGCCGGAGGTGTGTCTCCAGCTGAAGGAGTTGAACCCTTCTTTTTGGCGGCAGTTTTGAACGGTAGTGTCGCCAACTATGTATTCAGAAGGATTTCTAAACCTTTTCGGGGCGACTTTTTATCCGCCAACAAGCAATTCATCGCGCCACTCCCCATCCCGACTCTGGATATAGCGGCACAAGAGCCAATCTCCCGGAATGCAGTCAGGCTGCAACGGCTACACACAGAAATGCGAACCGCGCAGGCCGCACTGTCCCACCGACTTCAAAGCACCCCAGCAAGCTTAAGGGTGTTGAACTGGGTATTCCCAATGATTGCCGACCGCGACGATGCCAGAGAGCTCGAAACAGCCCAGTATGTCGAATTGAACAAACGACTTCATTCTGAAGCTGAGTTCTTAGCGATTTGTCGGGACGGCGAGTTGAAGCTCCAGATCGATGGGGCCGACGCGATCTCAGGCATCTTCTTGGACAACGCTGAGGGGGAATTGATAGCAGCACAATGGAACGCGAAGTGCTCATCATTCAAACCTTCCGGTAAAGACCCAGCTAAAAAGCTTGTGACCGACCTCAGGCGTTTAATCGCTACGACCAATCAAGCCTTGATTGACCAGATATTGAACTACCAAGCCGACATTGAGCGCCTGCAACGCGAGATAGTGGAGCTAGAAGAGGCTACCGACCAGCTTCTCTTCGCGGCCTATGAATTGACACCTGAGGAAATACGAATGGTGAGAGCAGGATGA
- a CDS encoding long-chain-fatty-acid--CoA ligase has protein sequence MSEDYPYFPTYGGALAHYAKHTPDQIALRFGDRVTDYKTYDRHATQIANGLMEMGLSKGDRVAYFGKNSDRSVELALGAARAGMVFIPIIWRLAPKEVEFILNDSGAGVLFVEPEFADQLPFDGKKVLTDDSFDVWRDAQSDAVVTVEVGAQDALLQLYTSGTTGLPKGVVLSHHNGTHLRPLTKEHNIYWYCPEPGDSLIFAMPYGHIAGVGTAISGVLGGLEVIVHREFDPALTIADVQKYKVKWLFIVPAALGIMLAHPDAETADFSSVKGLTYGASPIPLDMLKEGVARLKCDFAQLYGLTETFGTVISLPPDDHKPENIVGREHVMKSAGKPMPGVEVRIMDEDLNPLPAGQTGEVAIRSDCVMLGYWNRPEENEKALIGDGWFRTGDAGMVDEEGYLYIQDRIKDMIITGGENVYPAQVESALYGHPDIADIAVIGIPDEKWGEAVKAVIVAKPGSSLTEADVIAYAKDQIAGFKCPKSVDFIEALPRNPSGKILRRELRAPYWDGKERAVN, from the coding sequence ATGTCCGAAGACTATCCCTATTTCCCGACTTATGGTGGAGCCTTGGCCCATTATGCCAAACATACACCTGACCAGATAGCGCTTCGCTTTGGCGACCGCGTGACAGATTACAAAACCTATGATCGCCACGCGACACAGATCGCCAATGGGTTGATGGAAATGGGCCTCTCCAAAGGGGATCGCGTTGCCTATTTCGGCAAGAACAGCGACCGTTCGGTCGAGCTTGCACTTGGCGCCGCGCGTGCCGGCATGGTGTTCATCCCTATCATCTGGCGGCTCGCTCCCAAAGAGGTCGAGTTCATTCTGAACGATTCCGGCGCAGGCGTGTTGTTTGTCGAACCTGAATTTGCCGATCAATTGCCTTTCGATGGCAAAAAAGTTTTGACCGATGACAGTTTCGACGTCTGGCGCGACGCGCAATCGGATGCTGTAGTAACGGTCGAAGTCGGCGCGCAGGACGCGCTGCTACAACTCTATACATCGGGCACGACCGGCCTACCCAAAGGCGTGGTGCTGAGCCATCACAACGGCACTCACCTGCGTCCGCTGACCAAAGAACACAACATCTATTGGTATTGCCCCGAACCGGGCGACTCGCTGATCTTCGCGATGCCATACGGGCATATTGCAGGAGTTGGCACTGCCATCAGCGGGGTTCTTGGCGGCTTGGAAGTGATCGTTCACCGCGAATTTGATCCTGCCCTGACCATTGCCGATGTCCAAAAATACAAGGTCAAATGGCTGTTCATCGTGCCGGCGGCATTGGGCATCATGCTGGCGCACCCGGACGCGGAGACCGCAGACTTCTCCTCGGTCAAAGGTTTGACGTACGGCGCCAGCCCTATCCCGCTCGATATGCTGAAAGAGGGTGTTGCGCGCCTCAAATGCGATTTCGCGCAGCTTTACGGCCTGACAGAGACGTTCGGCACCGTCATCAGCTTGCCGCCTGATGATCACAAGCCGGAGAACATCGTGGGCCGCGAACATGTGATGAAGTCTGCCGGAAAGCCCATGCCGGGTGTCGAAGTCCGGATTATGGACGAAGACTTGAATCCGCTACCTGCAGGCCAAACCGGTGAAGTAGCGATCCGGAGCGATTGCGTAATGCTGGGCTATTGGAACCGGCCGGAAGAAAACGAGAAGGCGCTAATCGGCGACGGCTGGTTCCGCACCGGCGACGCCGGAATGGTCGATGAAGAAGGCTATCTCTACATCCAGGACCGGATCAAAGATATGATCATCACCGGCGGCGAGAATGTCTACCCTGCACAAGTCGAGAGCGCGCTTTACGGCCATCCGGATATCGCCGACATTGCCGTGATCGGCATCCCCGACGAGAAATGGGGCGAAGCAGTGAAGGCGGTGATCGTCGCTAAACCAGGATCGAGCCTCACCGAAGCCGATGTGATCGCTTACGCCAAGGACCAGATCGCAGGCTTCAAATGCCCCAAATCTGTCGATTTCATCGAAGCGCTGCCGCGCAACCCATCCGGCAAAATCCTGCGCCGCGAGCTACGCGCACCTTATTGGGACGGCAAAGAGCGTGCGGTGAATTAG
- a CDS encoding bifunctional DNA primase/polymerase codes for MPQNKVTYQDRPDFKYLASLGFSVCIVPRGEKKPAQGWKKYQEHSASDETIQAWQGRIANVAIITGQASGVIVLDVDSPAAQKLVDDLDLPKTPSVRTAKGRHLYFRHPSYRIGNRTKIKDVELNFRGDGGLVIGAGSQHPTGAMYEWDISPMDCPFAELPESLLKLLAKPNRQSPRSGTKRNSRFIEAGRYSAWFDRELQDGFTQIRKLEEGQRNDELFKVAVKLANHVAAIGIEWELVADELRTEALVIGLDVAEIDSTLASAWKSGRERPTAWLRIANGWIYVAGSNHFWSPATQQALDPSAFSMNFGDKFVFEKGTLAKYLTDEGLVEKVLSLEYEPSQPEGAFERAGERFYNCYRAPNIEAIKGDWKPFTEFLEHLVPNGLERDHLIKMMAWTIRNPGKKLSHALLLQSPIQGNGKTTLTQIWRHMLGWENTRETTSGEMDSQFQSYLKNKVFVVLDELNLGSGRNAYNRLKTILTSSTVAVDEKYEKAREMRNFTNWVFVSNLDAPILVEQQDRRFFVIQTHAPSRSPEYWSSFYEWWKGNLGILKSYFESIDLSDFEPKARPPMTVGKERLIEQSEPPLEQHLRELIQEMKHPLREVCTLSDVQRALRQSGINFDKPSKLKNALKAIGCRHLGQQRVSNGTRPSLWALKNCVYWLTASHEKRREAYEIGSPLQVLEEVA; via the coding sequence ATGCCCCAGAATAAAGTAACTTACCAAGATCGTCCCGACTTCAAATACCTTGCATCGCTTGGTTTCAGTGTTTGCATAGTGCCTAGAGGAGAGAAGAAGCCAGCCCAAGGCTGGAAGAAATACCAAGAACATTCTGCTTCGGATGAAACCATCCAAGCGTGGCAGGGTAGGATCGCCAACGTGGCCATAATCACTGGACAAGCCAGCGGAGTCATCGTTCTCGACGTTGATAGTCCTGCGGCTCAGAAACTAGTAGACGATCTTGATCTCCCTAAGACGCCTTCAGTGCGGACAGCGAAAGGCCGGCACCTCTATTTTCGTCATCCTTCCTATCGGATAGGCAATCGCACAAAAATCAAAGATGTAGAATTAAACTTCCGTGGTGATGGAGGCCTAGTGATTGGAGCTGGTTCACAGCATCCGACTGGTGCGATGTACGAGTGGGATATCTCACCAATGGACTGCCCATTTGCGGAACTTCCGGAAAGCCTGCTCAAACTTCTAGCAAAGCCAAATCGCCAATCACCCCGATCCGGTACAAAGAGAAATTCTCGCTTCATTGAAGCGGGGCGTTATAGCGCTTGGTTCGATAGGGAGCTCCAAGATGGCTTCACCCAAATTCGAAAACTAGAAGAGGGCCAGCGAAACGACGAACTGTTCAAGGTCGCAGTGAAGCTAGCTAATCATGTGGCCGCAATCGGCATCGAATGGGAACTTGTTGCGGACGAACTTCGCACGGAAGCATTGGTTATTGGCCTCGACGTAGCAGAGATCGACAGCACTCTTGCTAGTGCTTGGAAGAGCGGCAGAGAACGGCCAACTGCATGGCTTAGAATAGCAAATGGCTGGATTTACGTAGCCGGTTCAAACCATTTTTGGTCGCCTGCTACTCAGCAGGCACTCGACCCAAGCGCCTTTTCGATGAACTTTGGAGACAAGTTCGTTTTCGAGAAGGGAACTTTGGCCAAATATCTCACGGACGAGGGCCTTGTAGAAAAGGTTCTAAGCCTTGAGTACGAGCCGTCCCAGCCGGAAGGTGCTTTTGAGCGAGCTGGAGAGAGATTCTACAATTGTTATCGAGCCCCCAATATCGAAGCAATCAAAGGTGATTGGAAGCCATTTACGGAATTCCTAGAACATCTTGTTCCCAACGGGCTGGAGCGAGATCATCTAATCAAAATGATGGCATGGACCATTCGCAACCCCGGTAAGAAGTTAAGCCATGCCTTGCTTCTTCAATCCCCAATCCAAGGCAACGGAAAGACCACATTGACCCAAATCTGGCGGCATATGCTTGGATGGGAGAATACGCGCGAGACTACATCAGGTGAGATGGACAGCCAGTTTCAGTCCTATCTCAAAAACAAAGTCTTTGTGGTTTTAGACGAGCTAAATCTTGGGAGCGGTCGGAACGCATACAACAGGCTGAAAACTATCCTCACGAGCAGCACGGTTGCTGTTGATGAGAAGTATGAAAAAGCCAGAGAGATGCGCAATTTTACGAATTGGGTTTTCGTCTCAAACCTCGATGCACCGATTCTAGTTGAACAACAGGATCGACGTTTCTTTGTGATCCAAACTCACGCTCCGTCCCGTTCACCAGAATATTGGAGCAGCTTCTACGAATGGTGGAAGGGCAATCTGGGAATCTTGAAGTCTTACTTCGAAAGCATTGACCTCAGTGACTTCGAGCCAAAAGCGAGGCCACCAATGACTGTTGGTAAAGAGCGATTGATCGAACAGAGCGAGCCGCCTTTGGAGCAGCACCTGCGCGAGTTAATTCAAGAAATGAAGCACCCGCTCAGAGAGGTTTGTACTCTTTCAGACGTGCAAAGAGCTTTGAGGCAAAGCGGCATAAACTTCGACAAACCTAGCAAGCTGAAGAATGCACTCAAGGCAATTGGCTGCAGGCACTTGGGCCAACAACGTGTTTCAAATGGAACACGACCTTCTCTGTGGGCACTCAAAAATTGTGTTTATTGGCTGACGGCTTCCCACGAAAAACGCCGAGAGGCGTACGAGATTGGCTCTCCTCTCCAAGTGCTGGAGGAGGTTGCTTAA